AGGGAGCCCGCATGGAGCAGGGCGAGCGTCGGTCGTTGGCGCCGAACGTGGATCCAGATGACCGCGTGGTCCTGTTCGACGGCGTGTGCCGGCTGTGTGGTGCGTGGGCACGATTTCTCATCCGCTTCGATCGAAGGCACGCGTTCAAGCTCGCCTCGATCCAGTCCCAGGAAGGACAGGCCATTCTGGCCTGGTATGGCTTGCCGACGGACCGCTACGAGACGATGCTGTTGGTCGAGGGGCCGCGGCTCTACGTGAAATCGGCGGCATTTCTCAACGTGATGCGCGGTCTGCCGTTTCCCTGGTGGCTCGCCGCCGCGCTTGGGGTCGTGCCGAGTGTCCTGCGAGATTGGCTCTATGACCGCATCGCGCTGAACCGCTATGCCATCTTTGGCAAGTTCGAGTCGTGTATGCTCCCGACGCCGGACCATGAGAGGCGCTTCCTCGCCCGAAACAGGAGGGGCGTATGAGCAGACCAGACGATCTCGAGCGGCTCACGGCCGCCCTGCGATTCGCCTATTCGGGCGAGCTCGCCGCCGCGCGGGCGTACCGGGGCCATTGGCGATCCGTCCGCAACCCCGAGGACCGCGCGCAGATCCTGAAAATCGAGAACGAAGAGTGGCGTCACCGCGACCTCGTCGGTGCGATGCTCTCCCGGATCGGGGCGGCGCCGTCCCGAGAACGGGAACGACGCGCCCGCAGGGTCGGGCGGACTCTCGGATTTCTCTGTCACGTCGTCGGCTGGCTCCCGCCCATGTACGGTGCCGGCAGGCTCGAGTCCCGCAACATCAAGGAATACGAGACGGCCGCACGCCTGGCCGTGAAAGCGGGCCGGCCGGAGCTCGTGGACTGCCTGCTGGCCATGGCGGAGATCGAATGGGACCACGAGCAGTATTTTCGGTCGCGCGTGCAGGCGCATCGCCTGGCTCCGTGGTTGCCTCTCTGGCCGGCGCCGCCACCGAGGAGTGAGATCCGGGACTCCTTCAGCCGGGAGATGATCGCGATGGGCACGGCGCCTCTCGGGCCGCTGCGGGACGGGGCGGTGATCGCGGCGGGGCGCTAGGTCTGGCTCGGCCTGAGCCACGCGCGCGTGAACTCGGGCGGGCGCCACGCGGCGAGACGGTCGAGGAGCTCCACGGGCGTCCGCCCCCAGAGGAGGAGCGCGGCGTACTCCGGCCGCACGAATCCCTCCTCGACCGCGTGGGCCAGCATGCGACGGAGCCCGTCCCAGTAGCCCTGCACGTCGAGCGCGCCCACGGGCTTCGCGTGGATGCCGAGCTGCGCCCAGGTGAGCACCTCGAGCGTCTCCTCGAACGTCCCGAGGCCGCCCGGCAGCGCGACGAAGGCATCCGAGAGCCGGGCCATCGTCGCCTTGCGCTCGTGCATGGTCGGCACGACGCGCAGCTCGCTGAGCCCCGGGTGTGCGAGCTCGCGGGTGGCGAGCGGCCCGGGGATGACGCCGACCACCTCGCCCCCGGCCGCGAGCACGGCGTCGGCGAGGGCGCCCATGAGGCCGACCGAGCCGCCGCCGTACACGAGGCCGAGCCCGCGCCGCACCAGCTCGGCGCCGAGGTCGCGCGCGGCCTCCGCGTACACCGGGCGCGCGCCCTCCGCGGAGCCGCAGAAGACGCAGACGCGCTTCACAGCGACGCCGCGAACTCGGCCGAGAGCGTCCCCGTGAAGACCTCCTCCACCGGCCCCTCGAGCCGGAGCGACCAGTCGGGCCGCACCTCGATGACGAGCTCGCCGCCCGGCATCCGCACCCGCACGCGGCCGTGATCGCAGAGCCCGTTCCTCACGGCCGCCGCGGCGGCGCCGCACGAGGACGATCCGGACGCGAGGGTGTAGCCGGCGCCGCGCTCCCAGATGAGGATGTCCAGGGCGTCGCGCGCGCGGACGCGCGCGAACTGGACGTTCGTCCGGTTCGGGAAGGC
This portion of the Candidatus Methylomirabilota bacterium genome encodes:
- a CDS encoding ferritin-like domain-containing protein; its protein translation is MSRPDDLERLTAALRFAYSGELAAARAYRGHWRSVRNPEDRAQILKIENEEWRHRDLVGAMLSRIGAAPSRERERRARRVGRTLGFLCHVVGWLPPMYGAGRLESRNIKEYETAARLAVKAGRPELVDCLLAMAEIEWDHEQYFRSRVQAHRLAPWLPLWPAPPPRSEIRDSFSREMIAMGTAPLGPLRDGAVIAAGR
- a CDS encoding TIGR00730 family Rossman fold protein, which translates into the protein MKRVCVFCGSAEGARPVYAEAARDLGAELVRRGLGLVYGGGSVGLMGALADAVLAAGGEVVGVIPGPLATRELAHPGLSELRVVPTMHERKATMARLSDAFVALPGGLGTFEETLEVLTWAQLGIHAKPVGALDVQGYWDGLRRMLAHAVEEGFVRPEYAALLLWGRTPVELLDRLAAWRPPEFTRAWLRPSQT
- a CDS encoding thiol-disulfide oxidoreductase DCC family protein, translating into MEQGERRSLAPNVDPDDRVVLFDGVCRLCGAWARFLIRFDRRHAFKLASIQSQEGQAILAWYGLPTDRYETMLLVEGPRLYVKSAAFLNVMRGLPFPWWLAAALGVVPSVLRDWLYDRIALNRYAIFGKFESCMLPTPDHERRFLARNRRGV